One window of the Rhodococcus sovatensis genome contains the following:
- a CDS encoding iron-containing alcohol dehydrogenase, with the protein MVANISFPRFLKLGPGAVEELGSVLIDLDVERPLLVTDAFMVSTGAAERLLKIIDATGKKAALFAETVPDPTTDSLQAGLDAVAAHDADAIIGFGGGSPMDTAKALAVLSTQGGVMRDFKAPRLYAGAALPIIAIPTTAGSGSEATQFTIITDVESDEKMLCPGLSFLPIASIVDSELTMSMPPRLTADTGVDALTHAIEAYVSKKANPISDGLALSAMRTIGKYLLRAYRDGSDREAREHMMHASTQAGMAFSNASVCLVHGMSRPIGAHFHVAHGLSNAMLLPAITSFSISGAQDRYADCARQLGAAERTDSDDSASKKLIEFIDTLCADVEVPRPGTYGIDRARWDELIPLMAEQALASGSPSNNPVVPTAEEIAELYRTVY; encoded by the coding sequence GACCTCGATGTCGAACGCCCTCTTCTCGTCACCGATGCGTTCATGGTCAGCACCGGCGCAGCCGAGCGGTTACTGAAGATCATCGACGCGACCGGCAAGAAGGCCGCGCTGTTCGCCGAGACGGTTCCTGACCCGACGACGGATTCTCTGCAGGCGGGTCTCGACGCGGTGGCAGCCCACGACGCCGACGCCATCATCGGATTCGGCGGCGGCAGTCCGATGGACACTGCCAAAGCTTTGGCAGTGTTGTCGACGCAGGGTGGCGTCATGCGCGACTTCAAGGCTCCTCGGCTCTACGCGGGAGCGGCGCTTCCCATCATCGCTATCCCGACCACTGCCGGAAGTGGCTCCGAGGCAACTCAGTTCACGATCATCACGGACGTCGAGTCCGATGAGAAGATGCTGTGCCCGGGCCTGTCGTTCTTGCCGATCGCATCTATTGTCGACTCCGAACTCACGATGTCCATGCCGCCGAGACTGACCGCAGACACCGGCGTCGACGCATTGACGCACGCCATCGAGGCGTACGTCAGCAAGAAGGCCAACCCCATTTCCGATGGACTTGCACTTTCGGCGATGAGGACGATCGGCAAGTACCTTCTGCGTGCATACCGGGACGGCTCGGATCGGGAAGCGCGTGAGCACATGATGCACGCCTCGACTCAAGCCGGCATGGCGTTCTCCAATGCAAGCGTGTGTCTCGTGCATGGCATGAGTCGGCCTATAGGCGCGCATTTTCATGTGGCACACGGACTTTCCAATGCGATGTTGCTTCCTGCGATCACCTCGTTCTCGATTTCGGGCGCACAGGACCGCTACGCCGATTGTGCACGGCAACTGGGCGCCGCCGAGCGGACCGATTCCGACGACAGCGCATCGAAGAAATTGATCGAGTTCATCGACACGCTGTGCGCCGACGTCGAAGTACCCAGGCCGGGTACCTATGGCATCGACCGGGCGCGCTGGGACGAACTGATTCCGTTGATGGCCGAGCAGGCCCTGGCATCAGGATCGCCGTCGAACAACCCGGTGGTTCCCACCGCCGAGGAGATCGCGGAGCTGTACCGCACGGTGTACTGA